TCGAGAAGAACTGGACCGACATGCGTCCGAAGAGCCTGCGCGACGCAATGGCCGCGGACGACGCGGCCCGCCAGGGCGCCAAGTCCTGATACGCGGTAATCGATACTGCGTCGGGGCGAGCTGAACGACCGCCGACTACGTGACGCCGGAAACCCGGTGTCACGTAGTCGGCGCGCCCAGCTATGATGACAACCGCTTTCCCCGCCTCCTTAGCTCAGTGGTAGAGCACTCGCCTTGTAAGCGAGCGGTCGTCAGTTCAATCCTGACAGGGGGCTCTTCCCAGTCGCTGCGCGGCTGAGCTCAGTGGTAGAGGCCGTGCCGTTGTTGTAAGCGAGCGGTCGTCAGTTCAATCCTGACAGGGGGCTCTTCCCAGTCGCTGCGCGGCTGAGCTCAGTGGTAGAGGCCGTGCCTCGTCGGTACCGCGCATAGTTTCCCGAGTCGACCCACCGCCGACCGGTCAAAGCGCCAGGTCGCCATCCGAGCTATCGAACATAGGGAGTAACTATGTGTAACTCGCTAGCGCGGATCCGGCGGATCTACTCCTCGACCCCCTGCCCGGACACCGGCCTGGCCCGCTTTCCTATGCGCCGATGCTCACCGAAACAGCGGCGCGATCGTGTCGACTCGGTTGGTCCAGACGAGACCGGTGAATCCGGCGGGAATCCGGTCGAGGGCTTCGGGAGTATCGAAGCCCTCGGAGAAGCCGCCGGAACCGGCGACCAGCACGATCCGGGCATCCGCGTCGGCCATGCGCTCGGCGAACCGTTCCGGCCAGCCCCACAGCCAGCGCGCATAGCCTTCGGGAATGTGCAGCTGGGTGTGGCGGCAGGCGTCGGGGGCCGCGCCGGTCCAGCCCAGCGCCTCGTACCGGCCCAGGCAGTCGATCATGATCTGCTTGGACATGACGCGCACGTCCGGCAGGCGCTCGTGGACGACCGCGATCGGCTCGTCGCCGCCGTAGACGGTGAGCCGGCCCGGCTTCTCGGCGGCCAGCCGGTCGGCCAGGGCCGCGCCCTCGGCGGGGTCGTTGCTCTTGATGTCGATCAGCAGCGACTGGGTGGGGAAGGCGGCGAGGACCTCGTCGAGCGTGGGCATGAGACCG
The DNA window shown above is from Nocardia sp. NBC_01730 and carries:
- a CDS encoding glycerophosphodiester phosphodiesterase family protein; its protein translation is MSASENAPLPGRRPRWKKKRYWMPVTVIALLAGFLFANNTTLLAAEPGGGPLVLAHRGMAQTFAMDGVDADTCTASRINPPVHDYLENTIAGIRAAFDAGANQVEFDVHWTADGKFAVFHDWTLDCRTGGTGTTRDHTMDELRKLDIGYGYTADGGKTYPFRGKGVGLMPTLDEVLAAFPTQSLLIDIKSNDPAEGAALADRLAAEKPGRLTVYGGDEPIAVVHERLPDVRVMSKQIMIDCLGRYEALGWTGAAPDACRHTQLHIPEGYARWLWGWPERFAERMADADARIVLVAGSGGFSEGFDTPEALDRIPAGFTGLVWTNRVDTIAPLFR